A window of Macrotis lagotis isolate mMagLag1 chromosome X, bilby.v1.9.chrom.fasta, whole genome shotgun sequence contains these coding sequences:
- the LRATD2 gene encoding protein LRATD2 — translation MGNQVEKLTHLSYKEVPTADPTGLDRDDGPRIGVSYIFSNDDEEMEQQPGPGPEPGDLAEEPPPPPPPAPQQPYDPRLYEVECSVYYRDECIYQKSFSSGPAALSTYSPENLLNKCKPGDLVEFVSQAQYPHWAVYVGDFQVVHLHRLEVSNSFLTDASQGRRGRVVNELYRYKPLSPSAVVRNALAQVGAKERELSWRNSESFAAWCRYGKREFKIGGELRIGKQPYRLQIQLSAQRSHTLEFQSLEDLIMEKRRNDQIGRAAVLQELATHLHPAEPDEGDGDPARTPPPSQAAL, via the coding sequence ATGGGCAACCAGGTGGAGAAGCTGACCCACCTAAGTTACAAGGAAGTTCCCACGGCCGACCCCACGGGCCTGGACCGGGACGACGGCCCCCGGATCGGAGTGTCTTACATCTTCTCCAATGACGACGAGGAGATGGAGCAgcagccggggccggggccggagcccGGGGATCTGGCcgaggagccgccgccgccgccgccgcccgcccccCAGCAGCCCTACGACCCCCGGCTGTACGAGGTGGAGTGCTCCGTGTACTACCGAGACGAGTGCATCTACCAGAAGAGCTTCTCCTCCGGCCCGGCCGCGCTGAGCACCTACAGCCCGGAGAACCTGCTGAACAAGTGCAAGCCCGGGGACCTGGTGGAGTTCGTCTCCCAGGCCCAGTACCCGCACTGGGCCGTGTACGTGGGGGACTTCCAGGTGGTGCACCTCCACCGGCTGGAGGTGAGCAACAGCTTCCTGACGGACGCCAGCCAGGGCCGTCGGGGCCGGGTGGTGAACGAGCTGTACCGCTACAAGCCCCTCAGCCCCAGCGCGGTGGTGCGCAACGCGCTGGCGCAGGTGGGCGCCAAGGAGCGGGAGCTGAGCTGGCGCAACTCGGAGAGCTTCGCCGCCTGGTGCCGCTACGGCAAGCGGGAGTTCAAGATCGGCGGGGAGCTGCGCATCGGCAAGCAGCCCTACCGGCTGCAGATCCAGCTCTCGGCCCAGCGCAGCCACACGCTGGAGTTCCAGAGCCTGGAGGACCTCATCATGGAGAAGCGCCGCAACGACCAGATCGGCCGCGCCGCCGTGCTGCAGGAGCTGGCCACGCACCTGCACCCCGCGGAGCCCGACGAAGGGGACGGGGACCCCGCCCGGACGCCGCCCCCCTCGCAGGCGGCGCTCTGA